In Candidatus Neomarinimicrobiota bacterium, one genomic interval encodes:
- a CDS encoding Gfo/Idh/MocA family oxidoreductase yields MQDIRWGSIGCGNVMEVKSGPALQNVAHSELIGVMRRDGPLAEDFARRHGVQKWFDDADKLVNDPHINAIYIATPPDTHLEYTCMAAQAGKPVYVEKPMANSFAQCQEMITICQKHEVPLFVAYYRRALPRFLKVKEIIDSGQLGAIKEVQVQLLQPAKAVDISGGSNWRIKPEVAGCGYFCDLGSHIFDLLQFLLGNIREASGIIENTGKHYEAEDLVEAEFQFESGIKGSGIWNFNFDKDVDKTKIIGTLGEVEYTHFAEADITVRRESGEEHFEIPNPLHIQQPLVQLMVDELRGVGKCPSTGVTAARTNWVMDSVLGRISST; encoded by the coding sequence ATGCAGGATATCCGTTGGGGCAGCATTGGTTGTGGTAATGTCATGGAAGTCAAGAGTGGTCCGGCCCTCCAAAATGTTGCCCATTCAGAATTAATTGGGGTCATGCGCAGAGATGGACCATTGGCTGAAGATTTTGCCAGACGTCATGGGGTTCAGAAATGGTTTGATGATGCTGATAAACTGGTGAATGATCCCCATATTAATGCCATCTATATCGCCACCCCGCCAGACACCCATCTGGAATATACCTGCATGGCTGCCCAGGCAGGGAAGCCAGTTTATGTTGAGAAACCCATGGCCAATAGTTTTGCTCAATGTCAGGAGATGATAACCATATGCCAGAAACATGAAGTGCCCCTCTTTGTGGCTTACTATCGGCGAGCTCTCCCTCGTTTTCTGAAAGTTAAAGAGATTATAGATTCTGGACAATTGGGAGCCATAAAAGAGGTTCAGGTTCAGTTGCTTCAACCTGCCAAAGCGGTCGATATTTCAGGTGGATCAAACTGGCGGATAAAGCCTGAAGTTGCAGGATGTGGCTATTTCTGTGATTTGGGGTCGCATATCTTTGATCTCCTGCAATTTTTATTGGGAAATATCAGAGAAGCATCTGGAATTATTGAAAATACCGGGAAACATTATGAAGCTGAGGATTTGGTTGAAGCTGAATTCCAGTTTGAAAGCGGTATCAAAGGGTCTGGTATCTGGAATTTTAATTTTGATAAGGATGTAGATAAAACAAAAATCATTGGTACGCTTGGTGAAGTAGAATATACCCATTTTGCAGAGGCAGATATCACTGTCCGCCGGGAGAGTGGCGAGGAGCATTTTGAGATCCCAAACCCCTTACATATTCAACAACCTCTGGTTCAACTTATGGTAGATGAATTGCGCGGTGTTGGGAAATGCCCCAGTACCGGTGTGACTGCAGCCCGTACAAATTGGGTGATGGATAGTGTCTTGGGCCGAATAAGCTCTACTTGA
- a CDS encoding family 10 glycosylhydrolase produces MKKFLLISFIIISALFADNPPKHEFRAAWVATAYALDFPRSNWSTSAMLTEISDALDALQEAEFNAVIFQVRPGCDAFYNSAYEPWSHHLTGTSGAAPSPYFDPLQTWIDEAHERNMELHAWFNPYRVSTSSDLNSLHSSHVYHQHPEWLLSVGAMAGIEQEDPFSDPMSDSRDLRESIILDPGKAVVREYVINVFMDVVNNYDVDGVHMDDYFYPYGGMSGEDSPTFSAEPRGFTDISDWRRDNVNLLVAGIYDSIQVVKPWVKSGVSPFGIWKNGVPPGIVGTSSYYELYCDPVAWLEAGTVDYITPQLYWEHGGGQDYGILMPWWAQTISSNNRHLYVGHAPYRLTDWHNWPAIELPRQIRLNRATEGSQGSVYFRLRNGVINNPKGFLDSLRNDLYRYPAIAPTMSWKDDILPNPPINVSFGVNDQSNQLTWSLPQAAEDGDLPRRMVIYRSETYPVDALDPSNIYAIISGDSTYYECEVGGDDFYAISALDRLHNESTIIQIEPSSIDFSNTPDSPSLFLNYPNPFNPSTTIRYDLMENSEVSISIFDMSGRSVRDFNPSHARSGEITWDGVNDAGQSVSAGIYLCRLQTRGIQSSIKLVLLK; encoded by the coding sequence TTGAAGAAATTTCTGCTAATCAGTTTCATAATAATAAGCGCTTTGTTTGCTGACAATCCCCCCAAACATGAATTTCGAGCAGCCTGGGTTGCCACGGCCTATGCCCTGGATTTCCCTCGATCAAATTGGTCCACCTCGGCCATGCTGACAGAAATTAGCGATGCCTTGGATGCCTTACAGGAGGCTGAGTTCAATGCAGTCATCTTCCAGGTAAGACCGGGTTGTGATGCCTTCTATAATTCTGCCTATGAACCCTGGTCCCACCACCTCACTGGAACATCTGGTGCAGCGCCCTCTCCCTATTTTGATCCCCTGCAAACCTGGATCGATGAAGCCCATGAGCGAAACATGGAACTCCACGCCTGGTTTAATCCTTACCGGGTGAGTACCTCAAGTGATCTAAATTCATTGCACAGCTCACATGTTTATCATCAACATCCCGAATGGTTGCTCTCAGTGGGAGCCATGGCTGGAATCGAACAGGAAGACCCCTTCTCTGATCCCATGAGTGATTCGCGTGATCTCAGAGAATCCATCATCCTGGATCCAGGCAAGGCTGTTGTTCGTGAATATGTTATAAACGTTTTTATGGATGTGGTCAATAATTATGATGTGGATGGTGTTCACATGGATGACTATTTCTACCCCTATGGCGGCATGAGCGGCGAAGACTCTCCAACCTTTTCTGCAGAACCCCGGGGCTTTACAGATATTTCGGATTGGCGCAGAGACAATGTCAATCTATTGGTGGCAGGTATCTATGATAGTATTCAAGTTGTAAAACCCTGGGTCAAATCAGGCGTTTCCCCTTTTGGAATCTGGAAAAACGGAGTTCCACCCGGAATAGTGGGGACCAGTTCCTACTATGAATTGTATTGCGATCCTGTGGCCTGGTTGGAAGCTGGGACCGTGGACTATATCACCCCACAACTCTATTGGGAACACGGGGGTGGTCAGGATTATGGCATTTTAATGCCCTGGTGGGCTCAAACCATTTCAAGCAACAACAGGCATTTGTATGTGGGTCACGCCCCTTATCGCTTGACAGACTGGCATAACTGGCCTGCCATTGAACTACCTCGACAGATCCGGCTTAACCGTGCCACTGAGGGGAGTCAGGGGAGTGTCTATTTCCGGCTTAGGAATGGTGTGATAAATAATCCCAAGGGTTTTCTGGATTCTCTGAGGAATGATTTGTATCGTTACCCCGCCATTGCTCCCACCATGTCATGGAAGGATGATATTCTACCCAATCCGCCCATAAATGTGAGTTTTGGAGTTAATGACCAATCCAACCAACTTACCTGGTCCTTGCCACAAGCAGCTGAAGACGGGGATTTACCTCGTAGAATGGTCATATACCGCAGTGAAACCTATCCAGTTGACGCATTGGACCCATCCAATATTTATGCAATTATCTCAGGTGATAGCACTTACTATGAGTGTGAGGTCGGAGGAGATGACTTTTATGCCATATCGGCTTTGGATCGACTGCACAATGAGAGTACGATTATCCAAATTGAACCAAGCAGTATTGATTTTTCCAATACACCAGATAGCCCCTCTCTGTTCTTAAATTACCCCAATCCTTTCAATCCCTCAACCACCATTCGCTATGACCTCATGGAAAATTCAGAGGTGAGTATCTCAATTTTTGATATGAGCGGTAGATCTGTTAGGGATTTTAATCCATCTCATGCCAGATCAGGAGAGATTACCTGGGATGGGGTCAATGACGCAGGGCAGTCTGTCAGTGCAGGAATATACTTGTGTCGCCTTCAGACCAGGGGTATTCAGTCCAGTATCAAACTGGTCCTTCTCAAGTAG